The Globicephala melas chromosome 20, mGloMel1.2, whole genome shotgun sequence genome contains a region encoding:
- the LGALS9 gene encoding galectin-9 isoform X2, with the protein MAFGGAQPPYLSPVVPFTGVIQGGLQDGLQITINGTVIYSNGNRFAVNFQTGHNDNDIALHFNPRFEEGGYVVCNTKQKGSWGAEERKMQMPFQRGCPFELCFLVQSSEFKVMVNKNLFMQYAHRVPFHRVNTICVTGAVQLSYISFQNTGAALIPPAFSTVQFSQAACFPHKPKGRKPKPPRMWSAGSAPITQTVIHTVQSTPGQMFPNPMIPPMAYPNPTYPIPFFTSIPGGLYPSKSIMVSGTVLPSAQRFYINLCSGRDIAFHLNPRFDENAVVRNTQINSCWGSEERSLPRQMPFFRGQSFSVWIMCEGACLKLAVDGQHLCEYYHRLKNLPAINSLEVGGDIQLTHVQT; encoded by the exons ATGGCCTTCGGCGGCGCCCAGCCTCCCTACCTGAGCCCA GTCGTCCCCTTCACTGGGGTAATCCAAGGGGGTCTCCAGGACGGACTTCAGATCACCATCAATGGGACCGTTATATATTCCAACGGAAACAG GTTTGCTGTGAACTTTCAGACCGGCCACAATGACAATGACATTGCCTTGCACTTCAACCCTCGGTTTGAAGAAGGCGGATATGTGGTCTGCAACACGAAGCAGAAAGGAAGCTGGGGGGCTGAGGAAAGGAAGATGCAAATGCCCTTCCAGAGGGGGTGTCCCTTTGAGCTCTGCTTCCTGGTACAGAGCTCGGAGTTCAAG GTGATGGTGAACAAGAACCTCTTCATGCAGTACGCACACCGCGTGCCCTTCCACCGCGTCAACACCATCTGCGTCACGGGCGCCGTGCAGCTGTCCTACATCAGCTTTCAG AACACCGGCGCAGCTCTCATCCCGCCCGCCTTCTCCACGGTGCAGTTCTCCCAGGCTGCCTGTTTCCCACACAAGCCCAAGGGGCGCAAACCGAAA CCTCCAAGGATGTGGTCGGCCGGCTCGGCTCCCATC ACTCAGACCGTCATCCACACCGTGCAGAGCACCCCTGGACAGATGTTCCCT AATCCCATGATCCCACCCATGGCATATCCCAACCCAACCTAT ccgATACCTTTCTTCACCTCTATCCCCGGTGGGCTGTACCCCTCCAAGAGCATCATGGTGTCGGGTACCGTCCTGCCCAGTGCTCAGAG GTTCTACATCAACCTGTGTTCCGGGAGAGACATCGCCTTCCACCTGAACCCCCGCTTCGACGAGAATGCCGTGGTCCGCAACACGCAAATCAACAGCTGCTGGGGGTCTGAGGAGCGAAGCCTGCCCCGACAGATGCCCTTCTTCCGAGGCCAGAGCTTCTCG GTGTGGATCATGTGTGAAGGCGCCTGCCTCAAGTTGGCCGTGGACGGCCAGCACCTGTGTGAATACTACCACCGCCTGAAGAACCTGCCTGCCATCAACAGCCTGGAGGTGGGGGGCGACATCCAGCTGACCCACGTGCAGACAtag
- the LGALS9 gene encoding galectin-9 isoform X4: MAFGGAQPPYLSPVVPFTGVIQGGLQDGLQITINGTVIYSNGNRFAVNFQTGHNDNDIALHFNPRFEEGGYVVCNTKQKGSWGAEERKMQMPFQRGCPFELCFLVQSSEFKVMVNKNLFMQYAHRVPFHRVNTICVTGAVQLSYISFQPPRMWSAGSAPITQTVIHTVQSTPGQMFPNPMIPPMAYPNPTYPIPFFTSIPGGLYPSKSIMVSGTVLPSAQRFYINLCSGRDIAFHLNPRFDENAVVRNTQINSCWGSEERSLPRQMPFFRGQSFSVWIMCEGACLKLAVDGQHLCEYYHRLKNLPAINSLEVGGDIQLTHVQT; encoded by the exons ATGGCCTTCGGCGGCGCCCAGCCTCCCTACCTGAGCCCA GTCGTCCCCTTCACTGGGGTAATCCAAGGGGGTCTCCAGGACGGACTTCAGATCACCATCAATGGGACCGTTATATATTCCAACGGAAACAG GTTTGCTGTGAACTTTCAGACCGGCCACAATGACAATGACATTGCCTTGCACTTCAACCCTCGGTTTGAAGAAGGCGGATATGTGGTCTGCAACACGAAGCAGAAAGGAAGCTGGGGGGCTGAGGAAAGGAAGATGCAAATGCCCTTCCAGAGGGGGTGTCCCTTTGAGCTCTGCTTCCTGGTACAGAGCTCGGAGTTCAAG GTGATGGTGAACAAGAACCTCTTCATGCAGTACGCACACCGCGTGCCCTTCCACCGCGTCAACACCATCTGCGTCACGGGCGCCGTGCAGCTGTCCTACATCAGCTTTCAG CCTCCAAGGATGTGGTCGGCCGGCTCGGCTCCCATC ACTCAGACCGTCATCCACACCGTGCAGAGCACCCCTGGACAGATGTTCCCT AATCCCATGATCCCACCCATGGCATATCCCAACCCAACCTAT ccgATACCTTTCTTCACCTCTATCCCCGGTGGGCTGTACCCCTCCAAGAGCATCATGGTGTCGGGTACCGTCCTGCCCAGTGCTCAGAG GTTCTACATCAACCTGTGTTCCGGGAGAGACATCGCCTTCCACCTGAACCCCCGCTTCGACGAGAATGCCGTGGTCCGCAACACGCAAATCAACAGCTGCTGGGGGTCTGAGGAGCGAAGCCTGCCCCGACAGATGCCCTTCTTCCGAGGCCAGAGCTTCTCG GTGTGGATCATGTGTGAAGGCGCCTGCCTCAAGTTGGCCGTGGACGGCCAGCACCTGTGTGAATACTACCACCGCCTGAAGAACCTGCCTGCCATCAACAGCCTGGAGGTGGGGGGCGACATCCAGCTGACCCACGTGCAGACAtag
- the LGALS9 gene encoding galectin-9 isoform X5, with protein MAFGGAQPPYLSPVVPFTGVIQGGLQDGLQITINGTVIYSNGNRFAVNFQTGHNDNDIALHFNPRFEEGGYVVCNTKQKGSWGAEERKMQMPFQRGCPFELCFLVQSSEFKVMVNKNLFMQYAHRVPFHRVNTICVTGAVQLSYISFQPPRMWSAGSAPITQTVIHTVQSTPGQMFPNPMIPPMAYPNPTYPIPFFTSIPGGLYPSKSIMVSGTVLPSAQRCGSCVKAPASSWPWTASTCVNTTTA; from the exons ATGGCCTTCGGCGGCGCCCAGCCTCCCTACCTGAGCCCA GTCGTCCCCTTCACTGGGGTAATCCAAGGGGGTCTCCAGGACGGACTTCAGATCACCATCAATGGGACCGTTATATATTCCAACGGAAACAG GTTTGCTGTGAACTTTCAGACCGGCCACAATGACAATGACATTGCCTTGCACTTCAACCCTCGGTTTGAAGAAGGCGGATATGTGGTCTGCAACACGAAGCAGAAAGGAAGCTGGGGGGCTGAGGAAAGGAAGATGCAAATGCCCTTCCAGAGGGGGTGTCCCTTTGAGCTCTGCTTCCTGGTACAGAGCTCGGAGTTCAAG GTGATGGTGAACAAGAACCTCTTCATGCAGTACGCACACCGCGTGCCCTTCCACCGCGTCAACACCATCTGCGTCACGGGCGCCGTGCAGCTGTCCTACATCAGCTTTCAG CCTCCAAGGATGTGGTCGGCCGGCTCGGCTCCCATC ACTCAGACCGTCATCCACACCGTGCAGAGCACCCCTGGACAGATGTTCCCT AATCCCATGATCCCACCCATGGCATATCCCAACCCAACCTAT ccgATACCTTTCTTCACCTCTATCCCCGGTGGGCTGTACCCCTCCAAGAGCATCATGGTGTCGGGTACCGTCCTGCCCAGTGCTCAGAG GTGTGGATCATGTGTGAAGGCGCCTGCCTCAAGTTGGCCGTGGACGGCCAGCACCTGTGTGAATACTACCACCGCCTGA
- the LGALS9 gene encoding galectin-9 isoform X1 produces the protein MAFGGAQPPYLSPVVPFTGVIQGGLQDGLQITINGTVIYSNGNRFAVNFQTGHNDNDIALHFNPRFEEGGYVVCNTKQKGSWGAEERKMQMPFQRGCPFELCFLVQSSEFKVMVNKNLFMQYAHRVPFHRVNTICVTGAVQLSYISFQNTGAALIPPAFSTVQFSQAACFPHKPKGRKPKPPRMWSAGSAPITQTVIHTVQSTPGQMFPQNPMIPPMAYPNPTYPIPFFTSIPGGLYPSKSIMVSGTVLPSAQRFYINLCSGRDIAFHLNPRFDENAVVRNTQINSCWGSEERSLPRQMPFFRGQSFSVWIMCEGACLKLAVDGQHLCEYYHRLKNLPAINSLEVGGDIQLTHVQT, from the exons ATGGCCTTCGGCGGCGCCCAGCCTCCCTACCTGAGCCCA GTCGTCCCCTTCACTGGGGTAATCCAAGGGGGTCTCCAGGACGGACTTCAGATCACCATCAATGGGACCGTTATATATTCCAACGGAAACAG GTTTGCTGTGAACTTTCAGACCGGCCACAATGACAATGACATTGCCTTGCACTTCAACCCTCGGTTTGAAGAAGGCGGATATGTGGTCTGCAACACGAAGCAGAAAGGAAGCTGGGGGGCTGAGGAAAGGAAGATGCAAATGCCCTTCCAGAGGGGGTGTCCCTTTGAGCTCTGCTTCCTGGTACAGAGCTCGGAGTTCAAG GTGATGGTGAACAAGAACCTCTTCATGCAGTACGCACACCGCGTGCCCTTCCACCGCGTCAACACCATCTGCGTCACGGGCGCCGTGCAGCTGTCCTACATCAGCTTTCAG AACACCGGCGCAGCTCTCATCCCGCCCGCCTTCTCCACGGTGCAGTTCTCCCAGGCTGCCTGTTTCCCACACAAGCCCAAGGGGCGCAAACCGAAA CCTCCAAGGATGTGGTCGGCCGGCTCGGCTCCCATC ACTCAGACCGTCATCCACACCGTGCAGAGCACCCCTGGACAGATGTTCCCT CAGAATCCCATGATCCCACCCATGGCATATCCCAACCCAACCTAT ccgATACCTTTCTTCACCTCTATCCCCGGTGGGCTGTACCCCTCCAAGAGCATCATGGTGTCGGGTACCGTCCTGCCCAGTGCTCAGAG GTTCTACATCAACCTGTGTTCCGGGAGAGACATCGCCTTCCACCTGAACCCCCGCTTCGACGAGAATGCCGTGGTCCGCAACACGCAAATCAACAGCTGCTGGGGGTCTGAGGAGCGAAGCCTGCCCCGACAGATGCCCTTCTTCCGAGGCCAGAGCTTCTCG GTGTGGATCATGTGTGAAGGCGCCTGCCTCAAGTTGGCCGTGGACGGCCAGCACCTGTGTGAATACTACCACCGCCTGAAGAACCTGCCTGCCATCAACAGCCTGGAGGTGGGGGGCGACATCCAGCTGACCCACGTGCAGACAtag
- the LGALS9 gene encoding galectin-9 isoform X3, whose protein sequence is MAFGGAQPPYLSPVVPFTGVIQGGLQDGLQITINGTVIYSNGNRFAVNFQTGHNDNDIALHFNPRFEEGGYVVCNTKQKGSWGAEERKMQMPFQRGCPFELCFLVQSSEFKVMVNKNLFMQYAHRVPFHRVNTICVTGAVQLSYISFQPPRMWSAGSAPITQTVIHTVQSTPGQMFPQNPMIPPMAYPNPTYPIPFFTSIPGGLYPSKSIMVSGTVLPSAQRFYINLCSGRDIAFHLNPRFDENAVVRNTQINSCWGSEERSLPRQMPFFRGQSFSVWIMCEGACLKLAVDGQHLCEYYHRLKNLPAINSLEVGGDIQLTHVQT, encoded by the exons ATGGCCTTCGGCGGCGCCCAGCCTCCCTACCTGAGCCCA GTCGTCCCCTTCACTGGGGTAATCCAAGGGGGTCTCCAGGACGGACTTCAGATCACCATCAATGGGACCGTTATATATTCCAACGGAAACAG GTTTGCTGTGAACTTTCAGACCGGCCACAATGACAATGACATTGCCTTGCACTTCAACCCTCGGTTTGAAGAAGGCGGATATGTGGTCTGCAACACGAAGCAGAAAGGAAGCTGGGGGGCTGAGGAAAGGAAGATGCAAATGCCCTTCCAGAGGGGGTGTCCCTTTGAGCTCTGCTTCCTGGTACAGAGCTCGGAGTTCAAG GTGATGGTGAACAAGAACCTCTTCATGCAGTACGCACACCGCGTGCCCTTCCACCGCGTCAACACCATCTGCGTCACGGGCGCCGTGCAGCTGTCCTACATCAGCTTTCAG CCTCCAAGGATGTGGTCGGCCGGCTCGGCTCCCATC ACTCAGACCGTCATCCACACCGTGCAGAGCACCCCTGGACAGATGTTCCCT CAGAATCCCATGATCCCACCCATGGCATATCCCAACCCAACCTAT ccgATACCTTTCTTCACCTCTATCCCCGGTGGGCTGTACCCCTCCAAGAGCATCATGGTGTCGGGTACCGTCCTGCCCAGTGCTCAGAG GTTCTACATCAACCTGTGTTCCGGGAGAGACATCGCCTTCCACCTGAACCCCCGCTTCGACGAGAATGCCGTGGTCCGCAACACGCAAATCAACAGCTGCTGGGGGTCTGAGGAGCGAAGCCTGCCCCGACAGATGCCCTTCTTCCGAGGCCAGAGCTTCTCG GTGTGGATCATGTGTGAAGGCGCCTGCCTCAAGTTGGCCGTGGACGGCCAGCACCTGTGTGAATACTACCACCGCCTGAAGAACCTGCCTGCCATCAACAGCCTGGAGGTGGGGGGCGACATCCAGCTGACCCACGTGCAGACAtag